In Hyalangium minutum, a genomic segment contains:
- the hrpA gene encoding ATP-dependent RNA helicase HrpA, which translates to MSGDSPVPPPGGLPTLHFPPELPISSRVEDITAAINAHQVVIVAGATGSGKTTQLPKVLLAMGRGRPRQIGVTQPRRIAATSVAARVARELGTELGTDVGYQIRFEDRSSRQTAVKFMTDGVLLAQIHSDPLLSRYDTVVLDEAHERSLTIDFLLGWLKRILPRRPDLKVVVSSATIETERFSQFFGGAPVIQVEGRTFPVDVLYEPPPEDAELADSVADAVADVLSLDPDGDVLVFLPGEREIREAENALNARELRGTVVQPLYARLSAAEQSRVFATIPERRVILATNVAETSVTIPGIVYVVDTGVARLSRYDPRSGTTRLHIEPVSQASADQRKGRCGRVREGVCVRLYDEASFTTRSAFTDPEIKRTGLAGVILRMKSLGLGDVEDFPFLDPPQPRAIAEGWRVLEELGAIEGKERILTPLGYQLARFPVDPRIARMILAGAEYGCLDEVLIIAAALNLQDPRERPRELAQKADELHRRFRDEHSDFTGLLKLWAFVREAEGRGTSHLRRVCRDNFLSFLRVREWRDVQRQLEETVRELRLPRKGRGAPSRGDALHQALLTGLLSRIGQWNPEPRHYTGAKQTRFMVHPSSALAKKPPAWVMAFELVETSQLFARTVAKLDPEWLAAAAPHLLKRSYSEPHWSEKSARAVVKENATLFGLQVFKERPVALASMDPARARLMFLEHALVRGEYRTRGAFQEKNRQVLERVARLRDKARRSELLDSEALLTFFDQRLPADVTDGASFEAWRRKAEAADPDALVLSMEDALSHDPGLSPAHYPDAITLHGASVPVTYTFDPAAEDDGITLSVPLLLLAQLVPGELDWTIPGWQREKLTALLEQVPRAQRKQLGPVPDLVDRLEKELVPFRGPMIPALARAVSRLCGVDVPEESLRADAVAPYLRITLRVLDERGKELARSRDADALLEQYGGRARAALRSVAPASDWERKGLTAWTFGELPPVVTRRVGGLEVRSYPALVDRGAAVDLVLLETSSAADAATRTGVRRLLMLAARGHVAVSAARMPLPFPSLDGAPPARGQAEAFRALLLARSVDDAFKLAPGAPLPRTKAAFEALVGDGSPRIEREARDWADAVVATSSELAATLAALKAASKGPSGAAAVRDIRSQLGHLFPANLIEWIPFERLLNYPRYLRAAQARLSRAVANPGKDAGKTAPFTPLWEAFLARRATVRDQEAAQELRWAFEELRVAIFAPEVTTPVSVTVTKVGAALAALR; encoded by the coding sequence ATGTCCGGCGACTCACCCGTCCCTCCCCCCGGCGGCTTGCCCACCCTTCATTTCCCCCCCGAGCTCCCCATCTCGAGCCGGGTGGAGGACATCACCGCGGCCATCAACGCCCATCAGGTGGTCATTGTCGCGGGGGCCACCGGCTCGGGGAAGACGACGCAGCTGCCGAAAGTCCTGCTCGCCATGGGGCGCGGCCGCCCGCGCCAGATTGGCGTCACCCAGCCCCGGCGTATCGCCGCGACGAGCGTGGCGGCGCGCGTGGCACGCGAGCTCGGCACGGAGCTGGGCACGGACGTCGGCTACCAGATTCGCTTCGAAGACCGCTCGTCCCGGCAGACGGCCGTGAAGTTCATGACCGACGGGGTCCTGCTCGCGCAGATTCACAGCGACCCGCTCCTGAGCCGCTACGACACGGTCGTGCTCGACGAGGCCCACGAGCGCAGCCTCACCATCGACTTCCTGCTCGGGTGGCTCAAGCGCATCCTCCCCAGGCGCCCCGACCTCAAGGTGGTGGTGAGCTCGGCCACCATCGAGACCGAGCGCTTCTCGCAGTTCTTCGGGGGGGCTCCGGTCATCCAGGTGGAGGGCCGTACCTTTCCGGTGGACGTGCTCTACGAGCCGCCCCCCGAGGACGCCGAGCTCGCCGACTCCGTCGCCGATGCGGTGGCGGACGTGCTCTCGCTCGACCCGGACGGGGACGTCCTCGTGTTCCTCCCCGGGGAGCGGGAAATCCGCGAGGCCGAGAATGCCCTGAACGCACGCGAGCTCCGGGGCACGGTGGTGCAGCCCCTGTATGCGCGCCTGTCGGCCGCCGAGCAGTCGCGCGTCTTCGCTACCATCCCCGAGCGCCGGGTCATCCTCGCCACCAACGTTGCGGAGACGTCGGTCACCATCCCGGGGATCGTGTACGTCGTGGATACGGGGGTAGCGCGCCTGTCGCGCTACGACCCGCGCTCGGGCACCACACGCCTGCACATCGAGCCGGTCTCCCAGGCCAGCGCCGACCAGCGGAAAGGGCGCTGCGGCCGCGTGCGCGAGGGGGTCTGCGTGCGCCTCTACGACGAGGCGAGCTTCACCACGCGGTCCGCCTTCACCGATCCGGAAATCAAGCGCACCGGGCTCGCGGGGGTCATCCTGCGGATGAAGTCCCTCGGCCTCGGTGACGTCGAGGATTTCCCCTTCCTCGATCCGCCCCAGCCGAGGGCCATCGCCGAGGGCTGGCGGGTGCTCGAAGAGCTCGGGGCCATCGAGGGCAAGGAGCGCATCTTGACGCCGCTCGGGTACCAGCTCGCGCGCTTCCCGGTGGACCCGCGCATCGCGCGGATGATTCTCGCCGGCGCCGAGTACGGGTGCCTGGACGAGGTGCTCATCATCGCCGCGGCGCTCAACCTGCAGGACCCGCGCGAGCGGCCACGGGAGCTCGCGCAGAAGGCGGACGAGTTGCACCGGCGCTTCCGTGACGAGCACTCGGACTTCACGGGGCTCCTCAAGCTGTGGGCGTTCGTGCGCGAGGCGGAGGGCCGGGGGACGTCCCATCTGCGGCGCGTGTGCCGGGACAACTTCCTGTCCTTCCTGCGGGTGCGCGAGTGGCGGGACGTCCAGCGCCAGCTCGAGGAGACCGTCCGCGAGCTGCGCCTGCCGCGCAAGGGCCGGGGCGCCCCTTCGCGCGGGGACGCCCTGCACCAGGCGCTCCTCACCGGGCTCCTGTCCCGCATCGGCCAGTGGAATCCGGAGCCGCGCCACTATACGGGCGCGAAGCAGACGCGCTTCATGGTTCACCCCTCGTCGGCGCTCGCGAAAAAGCCCCCTGCCTGGGTGATGGCGTTCGAGCTCGTGGAGACGTCCCAGCTGTTCGCGCGCACCGTGGCGAAGCTCGACCCGGAGTGGCTCGCGGCGGCGGCCCCCCACCTGCTCAAGCGCAGCTACTCCGAACCGCACTGGTCGGAGAAGTCCGCGCGCGCCGTGGTGAAGGAGAACGCGACCCTCTTTGGGCTTCAGGTCTTCAAGGAGCGCCCCGTGGCCCTGGCCAGCATGGACCCCGCTCGGGCACGGCTGATGTTCCTCGAGCATGCCCTGGTGCGCGGCGAGTACCGCACCCGGGGGGCGTTCCAGGAGAAGAACCGACAGGTGCTCGAGCGCGTGGCGCGCCTGCGGGACAAGGCCCGGCGCAGCGAGCTGCTCGACAGCGAGGCGCTGCTGACGTTCTTCGACCAGCGCCTCCCGGCGGACGTGACGGACGGAGCGAGCTTCGAGGCCTGGCGCCGCAAGGCCGAGGCGGCCGACCCCGACGCGCTCGTCCTCTCGATGGAGGATGCCCTCTCGCACGACCCGGGCCTGTCCCCGGCGCACTACCCGGACGCCATCACCCTGCACGGCGCGTCCGTGCCGGTGACGTATACCTTCGACCCCGCGGCCGAGGACGACGGCATCACTCTGAGCGTGCCGCTGCTGCTGCTCGCACAGCTGGTCCCGGGTGAGCTCGACTGGACCATCCCCGGGTGGCAGCGGGAGAAACTCACCGCCCTGCTCGAGCAGGTCCCCCGCGCCCAGCGCAAGCAGCTGGGGCCGGTGCCGGACCTGGTCGACCGTCTCGAGAAGGAACTGGTGCCCTTCCGCGGGCCGATGATTCCAGCGCTCGCGCGTGCGGTGTCCCGGCTGTGCGGCGTGGACGTGCCCGAGGAATCCCTCCGGGCGGATGCCGTGGCGCCGTACCTGCGCATCACGCTCCGGGTGCTCGACGAGCGGGGAAAGGAGCTCGCGCGGAGCCGCGACGCCGACGCGCTGCTCGAGCAGTACGGGGGACGTGCACGGGCGGCGCTGCGCAGCGTGGCACCGGCTTCGGACTGGGAGCGCAAGGGGCTGACGGCCTGGACCTTCGGCGAGCTGCCCCCCGTGGTCACCCGGCGGGTCGGCGGGCTCGAGGTCCGCAGCTACCCCGCGCTCGTCGACCGGGGCGCTGCCGTAGACCTGGTGCTGCTCGAGACCTCCTCCGCCGCCGACGCGGCCACGCGCACGGGGGTCCGCCGGCTCCTGATGCTCGCCGCGCGCGGACACGTGGCTGTCAGCGCCGCGCGCATGCCGCTGCCCTTCCCGTCCCTGGACGGCGCGCCGCCCGCGCGAGGCCAGGCCGAGGCCTTCCGGGCGCTCCTCCTCGCACGCAGCGTCGACGATGCGTTCAAGCTCGCACCGGGTGCGCCGCTGCCCCGCACGAAGGCGGCCTTCGAGGCGCTGGTGGGTGATGGCTCACCGCGCATCGAGCGTGAGGCCCGGGACTGGGCGGACGCCGTCGTTGCCACCTCCTCGGAGCTCGCTGCGACGCTCGCTGCACTCAAGGCAGCATCCAAGGGGCCGAGCGGCGCGGCGGCCGTGCGGGACATCCGCTCGCAGCTCGGGCACCTGTTCCCCGCGAACCTCATCGAGTGGATTCCCTTCGAGCGCTTGCTGAACTACCCGCGCTACCTCCGCGCGGCCCAGGCACGGCTGTCGCGTGCGGTGGCAAACCCCGGCAAGGACGCAGGGAAGACCGCGCCCTTCACCCCCCTGTGGGAGGCCTTCCTCGCCAGGCGCGCCACCGTGCGTGACCAGGAGGCGGCGCAGGAGCTGCGGTGGGCCTTCGAGGAGCTCCGCGTGGCCATCTTCGCTCCGGAGGTGACGACGCCCGTGTCGGTGACGGTGACGAAGGTCGGCGCAGCCCTCGCGGCGCTGCGCTAG
- a CDS encoding RICIN domain-containing protein has protein sequence MKKTQWMKAMALCSVLLVGAVLGLASDAYAQSVPPLETGPTHLYKIVNVNSGKVLDVSFNSKEATIRLVQWEYLGLASQKWYLWGSSTAGYQIINYNSGKALEPAARDNGAKIWQMYFNVDRPPQQLWRIAFDYNTATPPYRITNLLTYRDIDVEFNSTGNGAYIHQWQFVPGVQSQLWRFEPVN, from the coding sequence ATGAAGAAGACGCAATGGATGAAGGCGATGGCGCTGTGCTCAGTGCTGCTCGTCGGTGCCGTCCTGGGACTTGCCTCGGATGCGTATGCGCAGTCGGTGCCTCCTCTCGAGACGGGGCCGACCCATCTCTACAAGATCGTGAACGTCAACAGCGGGAAGGTCCTGGACGTTTCATTCAATTCCAAGGAGGCAACCATCCGGCTTGTGCAGTGGGAGTATCTGGGTTTGGCGAGCCAGAAGTGGTATCTTTGGGGCAGTTCGACCGCCGGGTATCAGATCATCAATTATAACAGCGGCAAGGCGCTGGAGCCGGCGGCGCGCGACAATGGCGCGAAGATCTGGCAGATGTATTTCAACGTGGATCGGCCGCCCCAGCAGCTCTGGCGCATCGCTTTTGATTACAATACCGCGACGCCGCCCTATCGCATCACGAACCTGCTCACCTATCGGGACATCGACGTCGAGTTCAACTCGACGGGCAATGGAGCGTATATCCATCAGTGGCAGTTCGTGCCGGGCGTTCAAAGCCAGTTGTGGAGGTTCGAGCCGGTCAACTGA
- a CDS encoding CHAT domain-containing tetratricopeptide repeat protein, producing the protein MRQTLAWMAVVALCCATGAAAGEEPVDARLQEAQKVYDEAMTLYKAGKYPEAVAQGERALALREAALGGKHPGVADCLALLGIIHWTQGDFVQAEPLIQRGLEIREEVLGKNHPDVASSLNNLANLYMQKGLLDQAASLHERALTIRETALGKNHPSVAGSLNNLSNVYRAQGLFDRAEPLIRRSLAIKEASLGKNHPDVASSLNNLANLYLQQGLYAQAEPLYQRALAIREVAHGKDHPEVASALNNLANLYVKRGLYDRAEPLYLRALTLYEVAFDKHHPYVAQTLLYLATLYSDRGLYGRAEPLYLRAIAINEAALGKSHSTVANSIHNLANLYQHQGLYDRAEPLYLRAIAIEEELRGKDHPTVAIYLTSLSSLYQDQGLYDRVEPLQQRALAIKEASFGKDHPEFATSLANLADVYRAQRLYDRAEPLYLRALAIREAVFGKQHPFVADVLHPLANLYQEQGLLGRAEPLHQRALALRESILGKKHPDVATSLNDLALLRLAQDRLGVAVPLFTRAFAVSEQRLRHEALDFSEARLATFLQHLRADEERIYALLRAHPDNASVRRLALSAALLLKGRSVEETAGISRAVYRSLGSEDRDTFERLRGLRTQRAMLALKGPGQGPPTVYAQLKELAEQGDALEADLARRSAPLRALTALPAPAKVMDDVARALPKDGALIELISYLDQPLVPNPGTPEAQQPRQQRYLALALFPDATLRALDLGPAEPIDSAASSLRDALANRDITFQAKAQALYQLAFQPLLPLLGRTRRLFLSPDGQLALVPFAALHDGKQFLVESFDFTYLTSGKDLLPRSQETPPATSVVVLADPAFGAPAQGPAYATAEALAPAERSASLERFFSTPREDLVHRAWNVVPLPGTRQEAEAIQHLLPQAQLFLGPEATKERLMSLPSPGILHLATHGFFLQDAPVVPGTRAVVHFGAMGEDSAASRPPDPLLRSGLILAGARPSTPGASSSPQPPPENALVTALELAGLDLWGTQLVVLSACDTGRGDVKLGQGVYGLRRALVVAGAETVVMSLWKVSDDTTQQLMEAYYRNLLAGQGRATALREAMRWLRATRPEPHSWAPFIVLGRDRPLRGLAAPPPGTPAP; encoded by the coding sequence ATGCGACAAACTCTCGCGTGGATGGCAGTGGTAGCTCTGTGCTGTGCAACTGGAGCGGCGGCGGGTGAGGAGCCAGTGGACGCCCGGCTGCAGGAGGCGCAGAAGGTCTATGACGAGGCGATGACGCTCTACAAGGCGGGCAAGTACCCCGAGGCCGTGGCGCAGGGCGAACGTGCGCTCGCGCTGCGGGAGGCTGCGCTCGGGGGCAAACATCCCGGCGTCGCTGACTGTCTGGCCTTGCTCGGCATCATTCACTGGACTCAGGGCGACTTTGTCCAGGCCGAGCCGCTGATCCAGCGTGGGCTCGAGATTCGGGAAGAAGTCCTCGGCAAGAATCATCCCGACGTCGCCTCATCGCTCAACAACCTGGCCAACCTCTACATGCAGAAAGGATTGCTGGACCAAGCCGCATCGCTCCACGAGCGTGCACTGACCATTCGGGAAACGGCCCTGGGCAAGAACCATCCCAGCGTCGCCGGCTCGCTCAACAACCTCTCCAACGTCTATCGGGCCCAGGGGTTGTTCGACCGGGCCGAGCCGCTCATCCGGCGCTCGCTCGCCATCAAGGAGGCGAGCCTTGGCAAGAACCATCCCGACGTCGCCTCATCGCTCAACAACCTGGCCAACCTCTACCTGCAGCAAGGTTTGTATGCCCAGGCCGAGCCGCTCTACCAGCGCGCGCTCGCCATCCGGGAAGTCGCCCACGGCAAGGACCATCCCGAGGTCGCCTCCGCGCTCAACAACCTGGCCAACCTCTACGTCAAGCGAGGGCTGTATGACCGGGCCGAGCCGCTCTACCTGCGCGCGCTCACCCTCTATGAGGTGGCCTTCGACAAGCACCATCCCTACGTCGCCCAGACGCTCCTCTACCTCGCCACCCTCTATTCGGACCGGGGGTTGTACGGCCGGGCCGAGCCGCTCTACCTGCGCGCGATCGCCATCAATGAAGCGGCCCTGGGCAAGAGCCACTCCACCGTCGCCAACTCGATTCATAACCTCGCAAACCTCTACCAGCACCAGGGGTTGTACGACCGGGCCGAGCCGCTCTACCTGCGCGCGATCGCCATCGAGGAAGAGCTCCGTGGCAAGGACCACCCCACCGTCGCCATCTATCTCACCAGTCTCTCCAGCCTCTACCAGGACCAGGGGTTGTATGACCGGGTCGAGCCGCTCCAACAGCGCGCGCTCGCCATCAAGGAGGCGAGCTTTGGCAAGGACCATCCCGAGTTCGCCACCTCGCTCGCCAACCTCGCCGACGTCTATAGAGCCCAGAGGTTGTACGACCGGGCCGAGCCGCTCTACCTGCGCGCGCTCGCCATCCGCGAAGCCGTCTTCGGCAAGCAGCATCCTTTCGTCGCCGACGTGCTCCACCCGCTCGCCAACCTCTACCAGGAGCAGGGCTTGCTCGGCCGAGCCGAGCCGCTCCACCAACGCGCGCTCGCCCTCCGGGAATCGATCCTCGGCAAGAAACATCCCGACGTCGCCACCTCCCTCAACGATCTCGCCCTGCTCCGGCTGGCCCAGGATCGCCTCGGCGTGGCCGTTCCGCTCTTCACTCGCGCCTTCGCCGTGTCCGAGCAGCGCCTGCGCCATGAGGCGCTCGACTTCTCCGAGGCACGCCTGGCCACCTTTCTCCAGCATCTGCGCGCCGACGAGGAACGAATCTATGCGCTGCTGCGCGCGCATCCAGACAACGCCAGCGTCAGGCGCCTGGCGCTGAGCGCCGCGCTGCTGCTCAAGGGCCGCTCCGTCGAGGAGACGGCCGGTATCTCCCGGGCTGTCTACCGGAGCCTGGGCTCCGAGGATCGCGACACCTTCGAGCGGCTGCGCGGGCTGCGCACCCAACGGGCCATGCTCGCGCTAAAAGGTCCTGGCCAGGGCCCCCCCACTGTCTACGCACAGCTCAAGGAGCTCGCCGAGCAGGGTGATGCCCTCGAAGCCGACCTCGCCAGGCGCTCCGCTCCCCTGCGAGCACTGACCGCGCTGCCCGCTCCCGCGAAGGTCATGGACGATGTCGCCCGTGCCCTTCCCAAGGACGGGGCCCTCATCGAGCTCATCAGCTACCTGGACCAGCCGCTCGTGCCCAATCCCGGCACGCCCGAGGCTCAGCAGCCCCGCCAGCAGCGCTACCTGGCGCTGGCTCTCTTTCCTGACGCGACCCTTCGCGCGCTCGACCTGGGCCCCGCCGAGCCCATCGACTCGGCCGCCTCGAGCCTGCGAGATGCCCTGGCCAACCGGGACATCACCTTCCAGGCCAAGGCCCAGGCGCTCTACCAGCTCGCCTTCCAACCGCTCCTTCCACTGCTGGGGAGGACCCGCCGCCTCTTCCTCTCTCCGGACGGCCAGCTGGCCCTGGTGCCCTTCGCGGCCCTGCACGACGGGAAGCAATTCCTCGTGGAGTCCTTCGACTTCACCTACCTCACCTCTGGCAAGGACCTGTTGCCACGCTCGCAGGAGACGCCCCCCGCAACCTCCGTGGTCGTCCTCGCCGACCCGGCCTTCGGCGCCCCGGCGCAAGGCCCTGCTTACGCCACGGCGGAGGCCTTGGCGCCAGCCGAGCGCTCCGCTTCCCTGGAGCGCTTCTTCTCCACGCCGCGTGAGGACCTGGTGCACCGCGCCTGGAATGTCGTGCCGCTGCCAGGCACGCGACAGGAGGCCGAGGCCATCCAGCACCTGCTGCCCCAGGCCCAGCTCTTCCTGGGCCCTGAGGCCACCAAGGAGCGACTGATGAGCCTGCCTTCCCCCGGCATCCTCCACCTGGCCACCCACGGCTTCTTCCTCCAGGATGCCCCCGTTGTTCCCGGCACCCGCGCCGTCGTCCACTTCGGTGCGATGGGCGAGGACTCTGCCGCCTCACGCCCTCCGGATCCCCTGCTGCGCTCGGGACTGATACTGGCGGGGGCGCGCCCCTCTACCCCTGGCGCCTCGAGTTCCCCCCAGCCGCCTCCCGAGAACGCGCTGGTGACGGCACTGGAGCTGGCCGGCCTGGATTTGTGGGGTACCCAGCTGGTGGTGCTGTCCGCCTGCGACACGGGACGCGGGGACGTGAAGCTGGGCCAGGGCGTCTACGGGCTACGCCGTGCACTGGTGGTGGCCGGCGCCGAGACGGTCGTGATGAGCCTGTGGAAGGTGAGCGATGACACCACCCAGCAGCTCATGGAGGCCTACTACCGCAATTTGCTGGCAGGACAGGGCCGGGCCACCGCCCTGCGCGAGGCCATGCGCTGGCTGCGCGCCACCCGGCCCGAGCCCCACTCCTGGGCCCCCTTCATCGTGCTGGGTCGAGACAGACCTTTGCGCGGGCTGGCAGCCCCTCCTCCAGGGACACCGGCGCCGTAG
- a CDS encoding SDR family NAD(P)-dependent oxidoreductase: MKLISTSAIVTGAAQGIGLGIASRLMRDGANVLVFGRTQAKVMEAAEQLNRAAEGRTRAVPFAGDVSKADDVAQGLELATRELGLPGILVNNAGTATLAPFIDLPEADFEQVMDVNLKGPFLFMQAFARGLIAAKKPGAVVNISSLNQTAVTDGLSHYCASKAGLANLSKAAAAELGRYGIRVNVVAPGAIHTPLAEAAGLMQGRMAAEFLAHTPLGKACGTPADVAGVVSFLCSEDASWMTGDTLAVDGGNHIRGLHSYWDTLNPPK; this comes from the coding sequence ATGAAGCTCATTTCGACCAGCGCCATCGTGACGGGGGCTGCACAGGGTATTGGTTTGGGGATCGCTTCGCGCTTGATGCGCGACGGAGCCAATGTGCTCGTCTTCGGCAGGACCCAGGCCAAGGTGATGGAAGCCGCCGAGCAGCTCAACCGCGCCGCGGAGGGGCGCACACGCGCCGTGCCATTCGCGGGGGACGTGAGCAAGGCGGACGACGTGGCACAGGGACTGGAGCTCGCCACGCGGGAGCTGGGCCTGCCCGGCATCCTGGTCAACAACGCCGGAACGGCCACGCTCGCTCCATTCATCGACCTGCCCGAAGCGGACTTCGAGCAGGTCATGGATGTGAATCTGAAAGGGCCGTTCCTGTTCATGCAGGCCTTTGCTCGGGGACTCATCGCGGCGAAGAAGCCCGGGGCCGTGGTGAACATCTCCTCGCTCAACCAGACGGCCGTCACGGACGGGCTTTCTCACTACTGCGCCTCCAAGGCGGGGCTCGCCAATCTCTCGAAGGCCGCCGCAGCGGAGCTCGGCCGCTACGGCATCCGCGTCAACGTCGTGGCGCCGGGTGCCATCCACACGCCCCTCGCCGAGGCGGCCGGCCTGATGCAAGGCCGCATGGCGGCGGAGTTCCTCGCCCACACGCCGCTCGGGAAGGCGTGCGGAACGCCGGCGGACGTCGCGGGGGTGGTCTCGTTCCTGTGCAGTGAGGATGCGTCGTGGATGACGGGAGACACCCTCGCCGTGGATGGCGGCAACCACATCCGTGGCCTGCACAGCTACTGGGACACGCTCAATCCCCCCAAGTAG
- a CDS encoding IS5 family transposase, producing the protein MPEELWAKIEPLLPPRPAHPLGCHNPRVPDRSAMEAILLVLRTGMQWQALKATGICHPSSAYRRFREWLRAGVFHAFWRLGLEAYDALVGIDWQWMSVDGAMTKAPLGGEQVGPNPTDRAKTGTKRSLLTDGRGVPLGLVVAGANVNDHKLLPSTFDSMPVKRPSPEPRSAQHLCLDAAYDCNEVRRWGDKFRLRLHIRPRRPPAKPPKKSRRKKARRWVVERSHSWMNRFRRVLIRWEKREDTYLAMLHLALGIITWFHFLLR; encoded by the coding sequence ATGCCGGAAGAGCTATGGGCGAAGATAGAGCCTCTGCTGCCGCCCAGGCCCGCGCATCCGCTGGGGTGCCATAACCCGAGGGTGCCGGACAGGTCGGCCATGGAAGCCATCCTGCTGGTACTGCGCACGGGGATGCAGTGGCAGGCGCTGAAAGCCACCGGCATCTGCCACCCGTCCTCGGCCTACCGCAGGTTCCGCGAGTGGCTGAGGGCCGGAGTCTTTCACGCGTTCTGGCGCCTGGGGTTGGAGGCGTACGACGCTCTGGTGGGCATCGACTGGCAGTGGATGAGTGTGGACGGGGCGATGACCAAGGCGCCGCTGGGAGGCGAACAAGTCGGCCCCAACCCCACCGACCGCGCCAAGACGGGCACCAAGCGGAGCCTGCTGACGGATGGGCGCGGTGTGCCGCTGGGACTGGTGGTGGCAGGCGCCAACGTCAACGACCACAAATTGCTGCCTTCCACGTTCGACTCGATGCCGGTCAAGCGTCCCTCTCCTGAGCCACGCTCCGCCCAGCACCTGTGCTTGGATGCCGCCTACGACTGCAACGAGGTGCGGCGCTGGGGAGACAAGTTCCGCCTGCGCCTGCACATCCGTCCGCGTCGTCCCCCTGCCAAGCCTCCGAAGAAGAGCCGCCGCAAGAAAGCGCGCCGCTGGGTCGTGGAACGCTCCCACTCGTGGATGAACCGCTTCCGACGGGTCCTCATCCGCTGGGAGAAACGCGAAGACACCTACTTGGCCATGCTCCACTTGGCCCTGGGCATCATCACTTGGTTCCACTTCCTACTGAGATAG
- a CDS encoding M56 family metallopeptidase, with the protein MSSLEALWTHPVAEALGCALARFVWQGAAVALAVGALLACMGRRPAYERYALACLGLLVMAVLPVASFSSELAGAASGDSSGPAALGDGAVTGALLAPLATWVKGWLWTLRPWLMSAWLCGVLLLSLRTAWAWRQAQVLAREGTQQPEAEVTRALARMMERTRVSRPMRLLESIAVEVPTVVGLWKPLILVPPSTLTGLSVPQLEAVLAHELAHIRRHDYLVNLLQALVETVLFYHPAVWWLSARIREEREHCADDVAVECCGDAVMYSRALATLEQLRVRVPAPALAANGGSLLQRIQRLLAAPRGGAPLHPWRLAGSLAALMLLVVLGTARQSQATGAPSQSPAPEAAAAATPAAATPAPATHGEEAVPFNKLMTWPEQRFGDAPQFPGPVLPAQEPAGSVPPDYFFMTEQPSC; encoded by the coding sequence ATGAGTTCGCTGGAAGCGCTGTGGACGCACCCGGTGGCCGAGGCCCTGGGGTGCGCGCTGGCTCGGTTCGTGTGGCAGGGCGCGGCCGTCGCGCTGGCTGTGGGAGCGCTCCTGGCGTGCATGGGGCGCCGGCCCGCATACGAGCGCTATGCCCTGGCCTGCCTCGGGCTGCTGGTGATGGCCGTGCTTCCGGTGGCCTCGTTCAGCTCCGAGTTGGCGGGTGCGGCCTCCGGAGACTCCTCGGGGCCGGCAGCCCTGGGGGATGGTGCGGTCACCGGGGCTCTCTTGGCCCCCCTCGCCACCTGGGTCAAAGGCTGGCTGTGGACCTTGCGCCCCTGGCTGATGTCCGCGTGGCTGTGCGGCGTGCTGCTCCTGTCACTGCGCACGGCGTGGGCCTGGAGGCAGGCACAGGTGCTGGCCCGCGAAGGGACGCAGCAGCCTGAGGCCGAGGTGACGAGAGCGCTGGCGCGGATGATGGAGCGCACCCGGGTCAGCCGCCCCATGCGCCTGCTGGAGTCCATCGCGGTCGAGGTTCCCACGGTGGTGGGGCTGTGGAAGCCGCTCATCCTGGTGCCCCCCAGCACGTTGACGGGGCTCTCGGTGCCTCAGCTGGAGGCGGTGCTCGCGCACGAGTTGGCCCACATCCGCAGGCACGACTATCTGGTGAACCTGCTGCAGGCCCTGGTGGAGACGGTGCTGTTCTACCACCCGGCGGTGTGGTGGCTGTCGGCGCGCATCCGCGAGGAGCGCGAGCACTGCGCGGATGACGTGGCCGTGGAGTGCTGTGGCGACGCGGTGATGTACTCGCGCGCGCTGGCCACCCTCGAGCAGCTCCGCGTGAGAGTCCCAGCCCCGGCCCTCGCGGCGAATGGCGGCTCCCTGCTGCAGCGCATCCAGCGGTTGCTCGCGGCGCCGCGGGGTGGCGCTCCCCTTCACCCCTGGAGGCTCGCGGGCAGTCTGGCCGCGCTGATGCTCCTCGTGGTGCTGGGAACCGCGCGGCAGTCCCAGGCGACCGGAGCTCCCTCGCAGTCCCCTGCCCCGGAGGCAGCGGCTGCTGCCACTCCTGCGGCTGCCACTCCTGCTCCTGCCACGCATGGTGAGGAGGCCGTCCCCTTCAACAAGCTCATGACGTGGCCAGAGCAGCGCTTCGGGGACGCTCCACAGTTCCCCGGCCCGGTGCTGCCCGCTCAGGAGCCCGCCGGTTCCGTTCCCCCGGATTACTTCTTCATGACAGAGCAACCTTCCTGCTGA
- a CDS encoding BlaI/MecI/CopY family transcriptional regulator, which produces MTPSLPQPTRAELAILRVLWKQGRCTVRQVHEALQKTQEYETVYTTVLKLLQNMTEKGLVRRDERERTHVYAAAINEQKTQRDLLRDLVDRAFGGSTASLVIQALSIKKASPEELEEIRKLLDKNEGGKK; this is translated from the coding sequence ATGACACCCTCTCTCCCCCAGCCGACCCGGGCCGAGCTCGCCATCTTGCGAGTGCTCTGGAAGCAGGGCCGCTGCACAGTCCGACAGGTGCACGAGGCGCTGCAGAAGACACAAGAGTACGAGACCGTCTACACCACGGTGCTCAAGCTGCTGCAGAACATGACGGAGAAGGGCCTGGTCCGCCGCGACGAGCGCGAGCGCACCCACGTCTACGCGGCGGCCATCAACGAGCAGAAGACGCAGCGGGACTTGCTGCGCGACCTGGTGGACCGCGCCTTCGGCGGCTCCACGGCGAGCCTCGTCATCCAGGCCCTCTCCATCAAGAAGGCCTCGCCCGAGGAGCTCGAGGAGATCCGCAAGCTGCTGGACAAGAACGAAGGGGGGAAGAAATGA